The region tttttgaattttctgaacttttttgAAGTTGTGAATTTTTTTTTGGGAaggagaacaatttttgaaatcacatttttcttgaatttgtgaacaattttgaaaatgtgaacattttttaaaagtcaAAAATATGGAAGCATGAGCAGTATTTGTAATTTCCATAAATTTTTAATGCTCTTTTTATAAAAAGCccaacattttttaaattccaaaCAATTTGTACAAAGGGAATTTTTAGAAAGGATAAAAGTAAAAAGATTTTTTAATAAAATAGGTAAAAGAAACAACCAAAAAAACCGACCTGAACCAGCAAGTAACCTTCTATAAGTCAAAAACCTAGATCTCTATAATGCAATAAGGGTCGGGCAAGTTTTTTTTTGACAGAACTTCCCCTCCTTTATTCACTTAGCAAAATAGTGGTATCGGTTACAAGTAACGGAAGCACTTTATCTGGTGCCAAATCCATCCAGATAGAAGGAGGAGAAAACTTAACTATTCTAGCAAGTTCATGAGCTACTTTGTTATTATCTCTATTACAATGATCATGAATTACATGATTAAAATCTGACGACATGAAATAGCAATCATCAGTAATTGCACTTCCCACCGAAGAGGGGTTGCCTTCTCTCAAAGCTTCCACAACCTCCATACTATCTGAGTTGTCACGATCTTGCTGCATCCAATGGTTCTGGCGAGATTCAAGCCAAACCTGACCGCTAGTGCCTCTACGGTGAAAGAATGATAGCATATGTCCACTCGTTCATAAGGGCCGGGCCAGTTAGTCCCTCCTACTCCAACTTTGTGCGGTAGGTCAATAGTTTGTCGCATAGAAGAGTGGAAAATAGGATTTTCTATGTCTCGTTGCTTCTTGTCATGAATCGTAGATGAAACGAACTTGCGCTAGCGACATGGGCCTACCAACTACACATGCACGATACTGATTCGAGAGCAGTTTCTTCTATTCCCGTGggcatgttttttttctttttcagtttttCTTTCATTGGTTTCTAtgacattttttgtatttttatttccCTTTATTTCTAGATTTTTAAGACTCCCTACAATCTTTAAATTCAGGAGCCTTTTTCTAAATCAATGAAATTAAATACAGAAACAAGTTTTTATAAATTTgagagcttcttttaaaattatcaAATATTTTTTAATATTGTGAATATTTTAAATTACGCACACTTCTTTTTGTGTTTAAAAAAATTGAACACCTTATTTCTAAATTTATGTACTTAAAACATTTGAAATGTATTTTTAGATGCGTGAAAAACTTtctattttcacaaatattttctacattcatgatttttttcatatctGAATAATATTGTTTTAAGTAATCAAAACAAATCGACCAGTATTTCTCTTTGTTGAGAAAACAGACTagaaaatcaaagaagaagaagaatgaaggaaagaaaaacactcataggaGATGAGCTATCTTGGGAACGCTGAAGTGGGGCTAACCCAGGACCGAGCGCTATGTGCTGCCTAGACGATACGACACAAAGAGCATCAAATAGGAGGCTAAATGGCAGTGCATCAATCCCAGAACCGCTGATCCATGAATTGGTCACTCCATTATTCTACCCACTCCGAGAAGTAGAATTGTTTGGCCCAACCCCACGCGACGTGTTTGGATGGAGGCCACACAGGCAGCTCCTTAGCCACACAGCGATCTCAACCTCAGGCTTGAGAAATCCAATGCGTGAGTCCCACAACTTTTTAAGGAAGCAAACCAAAAAGGCACTGAGTCCTTAATTAACCCCCATATTGAAGTTTAAAGCTGATATGATGGTTATTCGTATCTCTCCTTTTCTCATGTTGGAGATGAATAAAGGATTGTAGTAAGTTTTCTCGTTTCGAACGGTTATAAAATGGCCTCCTTTTCCttgggaaccccccccccccaaaaaaaaaacaCTAAGCTAAAAAAACCTAAAAAGCAGCCAAAAAACGTATATATTAGCAAGAATATATATATTAGCTGCGATGCGAAACTAAGAAATGATAGCAGCATTTCAGAACTGTGTCACATTTTACTATAAATTTACAAGAACATATATTGTGCCATGTACTTGCAGGCAATGGTTGCGAAATACTCATCCATATCTACTCGAAAGCTACCTAAATCTTTAGACGTGTTGGGTCGTCGTGATAAAGCGATGGTTGCTATGAGTGACTATGGCGACTTCTATAAAAAGGTGAAGCATTTAGTTATGGCGGGCATGTTGGGTTCTTCTACTCAGGTATACACTTTCGAAATACACAGCTTAGTTGTCATCTCTTGGATCTGCTTAAGCTTTCAGTTAACTAACATCTCACAACAAAATGCTTGCCAAAACATCTAGAGACAATTTCGGGAGACAAGAGACCTGATGATGGATAACATGTTGAGCAGTTTTCGTACATTGGTGACTGACAACCCGAATTATTCCCCTCTGAACTTCAGAGATGTTTTCAAGGACGAGTTGTTCCGCCTCTCCTTGGTCGAGGTTAGTCTACAAAATTTATGATGCATTGTGCTGCTCCATAGTGTCATTAGTATCACTTTCTTGAGTTAAATCAATCATTAGTATCACTTTCTTGAGTTAAATAAATCTTCGGGTGCTTTTTTTTTTATTATTTGTGATATTGAGAGTGCACACTACAATTACAGAGTATAGGCGAGGATGTGAGTTCAGTCTACGTGGAGGAGTTTGGGAGGGAGATATCGAAGGATGAAATCCACCAGATTACTGTGACTGACATCTTGATGTGGGCGATTGAGGTTGATTGGAGGGATTTCTTCCCCTACCTCGGCTGGATTCCAAACAAGAGCTTCGAAACAGGACTTCATACCACAGAATTTAGGCGAACCAGCGTGATGAGAGCCTTGATCAATGAACAGAAGAAAAGAATTGCACGTGGCGAGGTGGCTCTAATGCACATTGCTTGTACCCTGTTTTATTTTGATCCATTTCTCCTTTGTTTTCTTTTCATTGACGCGATACGTTTGCGATATGTAGGCAAGGGTATCCTATCTGGATTTCTTAGTGGCAGAAAACACACTAACAGACGAACAATTGATGATGCTGGTATGGGAGGCGGTCATCGAGAATGCAGATACTACTTTGGTGACCACCGAGTGGGCTATGTATGAGCTTGCCAAAAACCCAGAAAAACAGGCGAGCTTCCTACTCTCCCGTGGTTCTCTATTCTAGTGTTATATTGCCTGGACCAAATTGTTAACCCAAACAAATACTCTTGGCACATCAGGAACGACTCTACCAGGAGATCCAGGATGTGTGCGCCGGTGAGACGGTCACTGAGGACCACCTGCGGCGGCTGCCGTACCTCAATGCCGTGTTCCATGAAACGCTGCGGTTACATTCTCCTGTTCCACTGGTGCCTCCAAGGTTCGTCCATGAGACCACCAAACTGGCCGGCTATGATGTCCCTGCCGGCACAGAGGTAACTGACCCAGCAATGCATGGCATAGAGCTACATGCAACAATCATAACTGATGGCACCTTGAGTTTCGGCTGCCAACCGTGGATTTCTAAAGAAATTCTCAATTTTTGTAGATTATCATCAACCTGTACGGGTGTAACATGAACGAGAAGGATTGGGAGAAGCCCGAGGAGTGGAGGCCAGAGAGGTTCCTGGAGCCGAGGTTCGACTCTGCGGACATGTACAAAACCATGTCATTCGGATCCGGGATGAGGATCTGCGCCGGGAGCATGCAGGCAACGGTCATCTCGTGCACCGCTATGGCGCGCATGGTGCAGGAATTCGCCTTCAGGCTCAAGGAGGGCGACGAGGACAAAGTGGACACAATCCAGCTCACCAGCTACAAGCTCCATCCGCTCTACGTGCATCTCTCTCCGAGAGGGAGCAAGTGAACGGCAGCTTTGTCTTGATAATAATGAAATGGTAACTAAGAACCGGTAATATGCACCCATTGTCAAAATACACATTTCGAAAAGTTTAAAAATTCGAAATAAAAATCCcacgtgtatatccggacattttatgtgcgtgcaCGAGGTTTCGATGAAAAATAACGTTTTTTGCGGCTTGTGTAAGAAAGACACtttctgatgcttcattctaactattcacgaggcatttctttttttttacacaagccacaaaaaacatcgtttttcactgaaaccttgtgcacgcacataaaatgtccTGATATACACGCGGGATTTTGTTCTGAATTTTTCCACTTTTCGAAATATGTATTTCcataatgggtgcatatgcacctaggaaccaaaacaccgttctcactAAGAACTGGCTTTGTTGCGTTTTACAACTTGGCCAAACAAGCTCGAGCATGATAAAAGTGTGTAAGCAATACTGGTTTGCATGAATAATTTGTTCAGATATTCAGATTATATGTTCTTATTTTTTGTGATAATGAAGAGAAATCTTTCTCGGACTCAGATGGGCACAACCTAAGTTGTTACCGAAACACACTGAGTACAATTATTATCCTGCCGGATACGCGCGAAGAATATAACATTTCTACTTCAGCACGTCCCCTCTAAACACATCGACGACGGAGATCAGCCGATACCCCTTCATAATAAAGGGCATGATCAACATTTAAAAAACGTCGTACAACCGTATGCATATGTACTCCTGTAAGCGTACTGGTAGCACGACCGACCAGCATTGTCAACCTACTGCGCAGCTGTTCCCCACATAGCGAGTGCGCAGTCAATTCCCCGTCAGTGCtggttcgaggctatgtccccgacactactaggaaaatgcttataggtagaagtttaccagtagcattTGTTTATGTCCCCACGCTACTAGTAGTTAGCAGTAGAGCTGGGTAGAAAGAGCGTTACTGCTATACATTAGCAGCAACACATGTTTTCTTGGAGCATGCTACTAGTAAGTGTGCCACACCGCACCACCTGACCAATAAAAATTAGCAGCGCCGGCCATCTACCTAGCGCTACTGTTACTTCAGGATCTATAGCGCATGTTGgaagaaacgcgctactgctatttcttcTATGTGTACACTTTTACCAGTAGCGTTTCCACCCCGCGCTATATGTAGTAGAACTTAGCAGTAGATATTTTTGGCGGAcgagcatagcagtagcgcgcattGGTGGCCTGCGCTACTGCTATAGTCGCCAGCCAAAATACCTACCacctccccccttccttcctcccctcttcttcctcccccttcctttctccccctcTCCTTGCACTTGCTCATTCCTTTTAATGCACTCCCCCTCCCTCTTTCTTTCTTTGCCCCTCCCACTCTTCTTTGCCCCTCCcactcttctttgcccctccactACCCCCTCCATNNNNNNNNNNNNNNNNNNNNNNNNNNNNNNNNNNNNNNNNNNNNNNNNNNNNNNNNNNNNNNNNNNNNNNNNNNNNNNNNNNNNNNNNNNNNNNNNNNNNNNNNNNNNNNNNNNNNNNNNNNNNNNNNNNNNNNNNNNNNNNNNNNNNNNNNNNNNNNNNNNNNNNNNNNNNNNNNNNNNNNNNNNNNNNNNNNNNNNNNNNNNNNNNNNNNNNNNNNNNNNNNNNNNNNNNNNNNNNNNNNNNNNNNNNNNNNNNNNNNNNNNNNNNNNNNNNNNNNNNNNNNNNNNNNNNNNNNNNNNNNNNNNNNNNNNNNNNNNNNNNNNNNNNNNNNNNNNNNNNNNNNNNNNNNNNNNNNNNNNNNNNNNNNNNNNNNNNNNNNNNNNNNNNNNNNNNNNNNNNNNNNNNNNNNNNNNNNNNNNNNNNNNNNNNNNNNNNNNNNNNNNNNNNNNNNNNNNNNNNNNNNNNNNNNNNNNNNNNNNNNNNNNNNNNNNNNNNNNNNNNNNNNNNNNNNNNNNNNNNNNNNNNNNNNNNNNNNNNNNNNNNNNNNNNNNNNNNNNNNNNNNNNNNNNNNNNNNNNNNNNNNNNNNNNNNNNNNNNNNNNNNNNNNNNNNNNNNNNNNNGTATTTGTTGAAATGTGGGTGACATgaattgcctatgttttgccgaaatgtcgattcaattccgtttcggcgaatttcaGCCAAAttcaatatgtcctatgtttagggaaggtcatgccaaatttttgtatgaatttgatcgaTGCATGCATACGTGGTTATAATATATTGCTCCACGtgcaggtgatcatgaaggtcaatggaaggatggtggaaagatacttACAATCTACggtggatgacatgtatgaaaaaagactaaAGGATGttgtatgtccgtgtcgaaaatgcaaaggaggagtcaggctcgacccctttaagggtggtaaattcaaggcgcaactgctcatgcatggtttcatggatggccatACTCGATGgatagatgatgatgaggaggaggaggacgtcgatggggcaggaaataacgacgtggggccagacgaagagatgaccgattatgggccccaagaagaagacgacatcAGAAATGGCAATGGCGAAGAGGCAGTACAAGGAGGAGAAGACATGGACACGCCACCGTcttcgtcgctactaagttcagccatgcgggacccgcatgttcgagacctgcttcaCAAGAAGATGACTAGCGAcaaagctgcttctagagaggaggccaaactggcacAACTGGAGGTAGACTGATGaatcctttgtatgatggttgcgatcccgaggtgacccgcttgagtttcacgctagaACTTCTAAAGAAGAAGGCAAAAAAAATGGACGGATgcaagcctggatgagcttctgaagtatcTAAGAAGGTTCTTCCCACaggaagcctgtgtcctactagtgtcgaggacgcaaagaaaatcgtgtgccctcttgatctgccacacattagatatcacacatgcatcaacTATTGCATCATATATTAgaacgagcacgcggaaaaaaccatctgtccaaagtgcaatgcttcacaaATAAGAAGGCTGGAAAGAAATctccacagaaagttgtatggtactttccgatcactccgcgtctgcagcggtatttcgtagatcctaaggaagcaaagattATGCGCTGCCACACGGAGAGGGTGAAGTCAGATGACGGAGATGATGCGAAGCTGTGAAGTAGGTCTCGAACATGTggtcatcgagtctacctccagttgcgccaatttggcctcctctctagaagcagctctgtcgctagtcgtcttcttgcgaaccaggtctcgaacatgcgggtcccgcatggctgaacttagtagcgacgaagACGGCGGCGTGTCCGCGTCTTCTCTGCCTTGTACTGCCTCTTCGCCATTGCCATTTCCGAGGCCGTCTTCTTCTTTCGGCCCATAATCGGTCATCTCCTCGCctggccccatgtcgttatttcctgccccgtcgacgtcctcatcatcatcatcttcacttatccatcGAGTatggccatccatgaaaccatgcatgagcaagtgcgccttgaatttaccacccttAAAGGGTTCGAGCCTACtcctcctttgcattttcgacacagacATACAACATACTttagtcttttttcatacatgtcgtccaccgcggattgccagtatctttccaccatccttccattgaccttcatgatcacctgcaCGCAGAGAaaaatattataaccacgtatgcatgcatggatcaaattcatacagaAATTCCGCATGatcttccctaaacataggacatattgagtttgctcAAAATTCGCCAaaacggaattgaatcgacatttcggcaaaacataggcaactcatgacACCCACGGTTCAACAAATACACAATATAGGAAACTCAaatgccacacacaattcggtatattctcatatcacacacacgcacgcacacacacacacacacacacaNNNNNNNNNNNNNNNNNNNNNNNNNNNNNNNNNNNNNNNNNNNNNNNNNNNNNNNNNNNNNNNNNNNNNNNNNNNNNNNNNNNNNNNNNNNNNNNNNNNNNNNNNNNNNNNNNNNNNNNNNNNNNNNNNNNNNNNNNNNNNNNNNNNNNNNNNNNNNNNNNNNNNNNNNNNNNNNNNNNNNNNNNNNNNNNNNNNNNNNNNNNNNNNNNNNNNNNNNNNNNNNNNNNNNNNNNNNNNNNNNNNNNNNNNNNNNNNNNNNNNNNNNNNNNNNNNNNNNNNNNNNNNNNNNNNNNNNNNNNNNNNNNNNNNNNNNNNNNNNNNNNNNNNNNNNNNNNNNNNNNNNNNNNNNNNNNNNNNNNNNNNNNNNNNNNNNNNNNNNNNNNNNNNNNNNNNNNNNNNNNNNNNNNNNNNNNNNNNNNNNNNNNNNNNNNNNNNNNNNNNNNAATAAGGGGAGGGGGCATTAATGGAgggggtggtggaggggcaaagaagaggggatGGAGGGATAAAGAAAGAAAGAGGGAGTGCATTAAAAGGAACACGTAAGTGCAAGGAgagggggagaaaggaagggggaggaagaagaagggaggaAGACGGGGGGAAGGTGGTAGGTATTTTGGCTGGCGACCATAGAAGTAGCGCAGGTCACCaacgcgcgctactgctatggtcgcCAGCCAAAAATATCTACTGCTAAGTTCCACTACCTATAGAGCGGGGTGGGAAAACACACTACTGGTAAAAGTGTACACATAGAAGAAATATCATTAGCGCGTTTCTTCTAGCAGGCGCTATAGATCCTGAAGTAACAGTAGAACTGGGTAGACGACCGACGCTGCTAACTTTTATTGGTCAGGTGGTGTGGTATGGCACACTTACCAGTAGCATGCTCCAAGGAAACCTGCGCTGCTGCTAATGTATACCAGTAGCACTCTTTCTACCCAGGGCTACTATAGCGTGGGGGCATAAACAAACGCTATTGGTAAACTTCTACCtacaagcattttcctagtagtgtcggggacatagcctcgaaccaGCGTGCATGAGGTTCCTCACATGGCAAGTCGCCGTCTGCCACAAGCGTCTCCGGCCTGCCGCTTGTGGGAATTCCCATGTGCCCATTATTGGAGGCCACCAGCGCTGGCCAAATTCGGTGTTCTAGCCCTTTTTGTGAAGTTTAGCTCGATTTGACCCCGGTCTCAATATTTTTTGAGATCTGACCCCTTGTGCTACCACCGGAGTTGTTCATGGTAGGATATAACAGCCTACCACCGAGTCCCCTGGCGGTAGCCCAATCATCCACGTCAGCGCAAGTAAAGGTCCTTCGGTGTCTATCGTCAACCATACTGCTGAGGCTCCTGGCGGTAGGTTGTTATATCCtgtcgccggagaccctggcggtaGGTGTTGAACAATTATAAGCAGCGGGGGCTGACTCGTGGGGCCCACCCATGAACCTAGCCCGCGTGAATGTTAGAACACGATAGTATTAACCcaagttggtttgttgcacttgattgctgcatttgtttgttgcatagcatgcatataaatGATTAATTTGTCACTAAcggttaatcttgtgagtgtaggtggcatcgTTTTTGATCCACTACATGCACCCTCCTTCTTAGCATGCCTGCTCTTTGGTGTTCGACGTCATCTCTGTCCCAACAGAGTGATGCCCTGGTGCCGagtgttccagacaccatttgCAGGAGTAATGCTCATGTATCGCGTTGTTATCTTTCCGCCACCCACCCATATTATTTCGGTGATAGACTTGTCTCTATCCCGAATCGTGCCCTCCATCTCGTTCCCTTTGGCAACACTTACTGATCTTTGTCATCAAAAGAAGGGCAATGCCAACGAGCCCTGTTTTCCACCGCTATTTTGCCCTGTCATCCCATTCTTTGGACGTGTACGATTCCCTTTCgtatgcttgatgatgatgtggtcgtGACCTTTGTGTCTCACTACTTGATCGCCAAGTACGTCCTCGCCTCCGTAGCCATCCAGATCCATCCGGTGTTCAGCCAGCGTGTGGTGTAGCCTTGGTTACGCCAAATCCTTCCACACCTGGATTTCACTTTCGTGCACACCACCACAACATATTAGATCATAATGCTGGAGTTTccacgagatttgtgtgcttaggtgtgcatgcatattattgtgtgagtagcagtaatatgtgatgatttcTTGATATCAGTTATATTATTAGCATGCTTGTGTGCTTgtgttttcgtagtttcttttgtttctttctttgggccttcggtgttacataTTTTTTCCCTTATTAAACTTGCTCGTCAAGCGACACTGGACCCAAAGAGTCAGCAATGAATGCATATATTTCGAAACTCAGCAaaacagaatggaattatcagcaGACTGTAGTAAAAATTTGGAATATCTCGTctgaatgcaaaagaaatcctggatggattGTAAGTATCAAGATTGCATTAGTGTGCATTCCTCAAGTAGTATGGAATTCTCAGCCGGCTGCATTAAGATTGGGAATATCTGATCGTGATACTGAATATCAAGTCTCCCTCAGTGTGCACTCTGCATAGCAGAAATgatcaaatcagcaagaagataaactGTGTGCAAGACCCACATCATATTATCAATCAAAagtatggctcagatacaagtttgaTTCTTTGTTAAGGATGATTTTCAAACATGATATGCCCAGAAGCAAGAAAAAATATGACATGTATTTAATACTCAAAAAGGAGGATAGTCCAGTAAAGCCTCGTCTCATAAAAGAAATCAACAGCAGAAATATTAAGATGGTATGTATCTGGTGGTAATAGGTCCGCATATCACAAtgagaagcttctggtgtaagcaacccacttTTCCCTCGCAAGCTACCAGAGAAGCatccaaggcaagattcatctatcttccttagtatgatacatggatgatttcccgtgcaaggtactctgccttcttcaACAAGCAACCGCAAAAGTTTCCagcataaggtaccgagtctttccccagcaaagtctttaagggggtaagcttttGAAGAACGATATCCAGTCTTCTTCGACAAGCTGTCTGATGAAAGTTTCGAGCATAAGCCATCCAATTTTCCTTAGTAAGgtattggtacaaggtagtacgaTGTGAATTGACAACATATGGCAGTAAATCCCAAGAATCAGCTGCAATAGTTTAGTCtgaagcaagaatcagtcagagCACATGTCTATTTCGGGAATCAGATTCTCATATATATGTGGTAAGCATACCACCAAGGTCTTGCTAGTCACTCGGACAAGGATCTGACAACCACATGAGGATTGTTAAtagaagaaagccagtatacaccaTAGTGTggcaaaggattatgaggattgacgacatcaatgagccCAGTGCAAGTACCCGTGAACCTGGAAtgtgatcctgatgagcccttgtcttctttctctgggttcggatgatcatttcccaacgGTCAGAACTTGAGAAGTGATGAACCTGCTATTTCAACAATATTACCATGTCAGAAGAATGAGGATAAGTTATGATTGCCGAAGAATTGCACCGATGGTacctatggtcatacgaagaagcaATAGACCCAACTCTTTCAGCCAAGGACCCAGACCAAGAAaaaaataatgaaggagcaagaccgtgATGAAGGTATGAAAATTGTTGTATGACCCACATAGTGCAGATACCCCAGACAATCTGAGTTAGTATTGACCACCATCAATATTCACTTGCGGGGTCTACTCAAATTTGGGTAAGGACCCCTATCCAGACAACCCGCTCAGTTAACAGTATATGCTCAGATTTGACAGTATAAGAAATCCGAGTCTGTCAAGTCAGACTAAGGGTCAATTCAACAGTTTGACTCCAGCAATGATAGTGAAGCATCACACAGCCTGCTATCCTCATGGACATACCGACAGAATGAATAATCAGAAGGTGAAATAACAATCTCGAAGCATGTGCCCTCACTTAcatgaatcatcatggatagcctaTTGTGAACAAAATTCTTCTGCCAGCACCCACCGTCAGTCAAGTCTGAGGATATTATCACAAAAGGTCGTACCCCTTCATGCTGGCCACGACAAGCAACAGTCAAATATTTGAACCAATCTGACACTCAAGATATTGGAACTAGTCTAAATAATTCAGAAGTTCCCGCGAtaagtcagaatctgtcaggaaaatggTTAAGCCtcaactcactgtttggaacccgaaggacctgcatttagtggagaaacc is a window of Triticum dicoccoides isolate Atlit2015 ecotype Zavitan chromosome 2B, WEW_v2.0, whole genome shotgun sequence DNA encoding:
- the LOC119368209 gene encoding ent-kaurene oxidase 2-like yields the protein MESMLAALAASSGGTVAAAAVGGLAAAAALAVQAGVGGMGPKDRTNAPPVVPGLPLIGNLHQLKEKKPHKTFSKWSDTYGPIYTIKTGSSSVVVLNTREVAKEAMVAKYSSISTRKLPKSLDVLGRRDKAMVAMSDYGDFYKKVKHLVMAGMLGSSTQRQFRETRDLMMDNMLSSFRTLVTDNPNYSPLNFRDVFKDELFRLSLVESIGEDVSSVYVEEFGREISKDEIHQITVTDILMWAIEVDWRDFFPYLGWIPNKSFETGLHTTEFRRTSVMRALINEQKKRIARGEARVSYLDFLVAENTLTDEQLMMLVWEAVIENADTTLVTTEWAMYELAKNPEKQERLYQEIQDVCAGETVTEDHLRRLPYLNAVFHETLRLHSPVPLVPPRFVHETTKLAGYDVPAGTEIIINLYGCNMNEKDWEKPEEWRPERFLEPRFDSADMYKTMSFGSGMRICAGSMQATVISCTAMARMVQEFAFRLKEGDEDKVDTIQLTSYKLHPLYVHLSPRGSK